The following coding sequences are from one Oscarella lobularis chromosome 19, ooOscLobu1.1, whole genome shotgun sequence window:
- the LOC136198640 gene encoding uncharacterized protein yields MIMFGGGSKEKIPRDQLQSGATQDINNWSNDIYEFRLEEGNEKGMWLDLELSGTRPKPLVFAATATIDEHRALLHGRDVENESHSILINLNRKLWTIIDFNVKPSPRHRHTICHLVAEGLEDESICLFVGGQMVDKTNSDYVYVLDCDNSKAYPMDVDPQLGKVMLHTCHCVQNEDKTTDVIVCGGVDWDWSYKPILSCFCLVK; encoded by the exons atgatcatgtttgggggaGGGAGCAAAGAGAAGATTCCTCGTGATCAACTCCAGTCTGGGGCAACTCAAGATATTAACAACTGGAGTAATgatatttatgaatttcgacttgaagagggaaatgaaaaag GAATGTGGTTGGATTTGGAATTAAGTGGAACACGACCAAAACCACTTGTTTTCGCTGCCACGGCAACCATTGACGAGCATCGAGCATTACTTCATGGAAGGGACGTGGAGAATGAATCTCACTCTAttttaataaatttaaaTCGCAAA TTGTGGACAATCATTGATTTCAATGTGAAACCATCACCAAGACATCGCCATACAATTTGTCATTTAGTGGCAGAAGGattagaagacgaatcaaTTTGTCTTTTCGTTGGTGGTCAAATGGTCGACAAAACAAATTCTGACTATGTTTACGTTCTTGATTGTGACAATTCCAAAGCATATCCG ATGGACGTCGATCCACAATTGGGAAAAGTTATGTTGCACACATGTCATTGTGTGcagaacgaagacaagactactgacgtcattgtctgCGGTGGTGTCGATTGGGATTGGTCA